The following proteins come from a genomic window of Gimesia chilikensis:
- a CDS encoding DUF1553 domain-containing protein, producing the protein MPEPVRIVSVLGFLTLITVSTPTLEAAEKVDYLKQIKPLLTEKCYSCHSALKQEAELRVETRELMLNGGDSGAALVPGKPDDSLLLYRIMAEGDEQMPPPEEGARLSAKQIELIKTWIEQGAESPAETIPGRPEDHWAFQPPVKAKLPAGNHSNPIDALLGAKQQSQNLTPVAPASRRILLRRVYLDLIGLPPSPEEIAQFVNDTNPKAYEKAVDRLLASPQYGERWGRHWMDIWRYTDWYGLGKQLRYSQKHIWHWRDWIIESLNNDSSYAEMVQDMLAADELKPTDHDALRATGFLARHYYLFNRTTWLDSTLEHTSKAFLGLTMNCAKCHDHKYDPLTHHDYYQMRAIFEPYQVRLDPVPGVTDLEQDGLPRIFDAHNDAKTYVHVRGNEKDPDKSQAMPPATPEIFTFREYKPAPVSLPATAHHPALQEFVIKDQLKAADAKIAAAQSSHQKAEQQLAELEKTARSQVAQTKTPAPSKPFLIDDFAKANTELWELGPGQWAYQDGKLIQTKTGYGRAYLRSKANHPEDFQATFKFKTTGGDKWRSVGLAFDVNGDREKWIYLSAVQPGSKLQVSYKEDAKSIYPSEGRHACEVSLNENYEMEIKVRDRLVNVSLNGEHAIAYTLPLAREAGKIDLLAFDAAAEFDSVKIIPLPADAEMIQGKQPAKPSLEVAQARTRTSAAALQSAKLNKASLESAFAADKATYSDLPEEKQTELKRAAALAARQYELAQAKEKLAQLQEKRQATTKAADQKKLDKEIQTADSKLQAARKAIEEPGEKYTRVRASLKALEGPAETEASRSQPYPTTSTGRRTAFARWVTDRQNPLTARVAVNHIWLRHFGQPLVEDVTDFGLRSKQPLHQDLLDWLAVDFMEHNWSMKHLHRLMVTSQTYQLSSSTRDADPQTLKADSANAYYWRRNTVRMESEVIRDSLLSLAGELDLTLGGPTIDPDKNTDSKRRSLYFTYSRDSQEKFLSMFDAADIFACYRRQESVVPQQALALANSKVSLQMARKITARLRKQAPEANDEEFVKRAYELILCVEPTAEAQSLCLQALGEMQSVLKTSGQKEPLWRSRENLVHALLNHNDFITIR; encoded by the coding sequence TTGCCTGAACCCGTTCGTATCGTTTCAGTTCTGGGATTTTTAACCCTGATCACTGTCTCTACGCCCACCTTAGAGGCGGCAGAGAAGGTTGACTACCTGAAACAGATCAAACCACTGCTGACCGAAAAGTGCTACTCCTGCCACAGTGCCCTCAAGCAGGAAGCTGAGCTACGCGTTGAAACTCGCGAGTTGATGCTCAATGGCGGTGACAGCGGCGCAGCCCTCGTTCCCGGCAAACCAGATGACAGCCTGCTGCTCTACCGGATCATGGCAGAGGGGGACGAACAGATGCCTCCGCCTGAGGAAGGTGCACGTCTCTCAGCCAAACAGATCGAACTCATCAAAACCTGGATTGAGCAGGGAGCAGAGTCGCCGGCTGAAACGATACCCGGGCGACCGGAAGACCACTGGGCCTTCCAGCCTCCCGTCAAAGCCAAACTTCCTGCAGGAAATCATTCAAATCCGATTGATGCACTCCTGGGGGCAAAACAACAGTCACAGAACCTGACCCCGGTCGCTCCGGCTTCCAGGCGAATTTTACTCAGACGTGTCTATCTGGATCTGATCGGCCTGCCACCTTCCCCGGAAGAGATCGCTCAATTCGTAAACGACACCAATCCCAAAGCCTATGAAAAAGCCGTCGATCGCCTGTTGGCCAGTCCCCAATACGGAGAACGCTGGGGCAGACACTGGATGGATATCTGGCGTTATACAGACTGGTACGGTCTGGGAAAACAGTTACGTTACAGCCAGAAGCATATCTGGCACTGGCGGGACTGGATAATTGAATCGCTGAATAACGACAGCAGCTACGCAGAGATGGTGCAGGACATGCTGGCGGCAGACGAACTCAAGCCGACTGATCACGATGCGCTGCGAGCCACCGGCTTCCTTGCACGGCACTATTACCTGTTTAACCGCACGACCTGGCTGGACAGCACCCTGGAACATACATCGAAAGCGTTTCTGGGACTCACCATGAACTGCGCCAAGTGTCATGATCACAAGTATGACCCTCTGACGCATCACGACTATTACCAGATGCGGGCCATCTTCGAACCATATCAGGTCCGCCTGGATCCCGTTCCGGGTGTCACGGACCTGGAACAAGACGGGCTCCCGCGGATCTTCGATGCACACAATGATGCCAAGACCTACGTGCATGTCCGGGGTAACGAAAAAGATCCTGACAAAAGCCAGGCCATGCCGCCTGCAACACCGGAGATTTTCACGTTCCGAGAATATAAGCCTGCACCGGTCTCTCTCCCCGCAACCGCACATCATCCTGCCCTGCAGGAATTTGTTATCAAAGACCAGTTAAAAGCCGCTGACGCGAAAATCGCTGCAGCACAGAGTAGTCATCAGAAAGCAGAGCAGCAACTGGCGGAACTGGAAAAGACAGCCCGGTCTCAGGTTGCTCAAACAAAAACGCCTGCTCCTTCCAAACCCTTTCTGATCGACGATTTCGCAAAAGCCAATACGGAACTCTGGGAACTCGGCCCCGGACAATGGGCCTATCAGGATGGAAAACTGATCCAGACAAAAACCGGCTATGGCCGCGCTTACCTGCGATCCAAGGCGAATCACCCCGAGGACTTCCAGGCTACATTCAAATTCAAAACTACAGGTGGTGATAAATGGCGGTCAGTTGGACTCGCATTCGATGTGAATGGAGATCGGGAAAAGTGGATCTACCTGAGTGCCGTCCAACCCGGTTCCAAACTGCAGGTCAGCTATAAAGAAGATGCAAAATCCATCTATCCCTCCGAGGGGCGCCACGCCTGTGAAGTCAGCTTGAATGAGAACTATGAAATGGAAATCAAAGTTCGCGATCGGCTGGTCAACGTCTCCCTCAATGGCGAACATGCAATCGCTTATACTCTACCGCTGGCACGGGAAGCCGGAAAAATCGATCTGCTGGCATTCGATGCTGCCGCGGAATTCGATTCCGTTAAGATTATCCCCTTGCCAGCTGATGCAGAAATGATTCAAGGTAAACAACCAGCCAAACCGAGCCTGGAAGTCGCGCAGGCCAGGACCAGAACCTCAGCAGCAGCCCTGCAGTCGGCAAAACTGAATAAAGCCTCTCTGGAATCCGCATTCGCTGCGGACAAAGCCACATATTCTGATCTGCCCGAAGAGAAACAGACCGAACTGAAACGCGCTGCCGCCCTGGCGGCCCGTCAGTATGAGCTGGCTCAGGCAAAAGAGAAACTGGCCCAGCTTCAGGAAAAACGGCAAGCGACCACTAAAGCAGCGGATCAGAAAAAACTGGACAAAGAGATTCAGACCGCAGACAGCAAACTGCAGGCAGCCCGGAAAGCGATTGAGGAACCAGGTGAGAAATACACGCGGGTTCGTGCTTCGCTTAAAGCTCTGGAAGGGCCAGCTGAAACGGAAGCTTCCCGTTCACAGCCTTACCCCACAACCAGCACCGGCCGACGCACTGCCTTCGCCCGCTGGGTCACTGATCGCCAGAATCCACTGACCGCCCGCGTGGCCGTCAACCACATCTGGTTGAGGCACTTCGGTCAGCCATTGGTGGAAGATGTAACCGACTTCGGCCTGCGTTCCAAACAGCCACTGCACCAGGATCTGCTGGACTGGCTGGCAGTCGATTTCATGGAACACAACTGGAGCATGAAACACCTGCATCGCCTGATGGTCACTTCACAGACTTATCAACTCAGCAGTTCAACCCGCGACGCCGATCCTCAGACACTCAAAGCCGATTCAGCCAATGCGTATTATTGGCGTCGGAACACTGTCCGCATGGAATCGGAAGTCATCCGCGACAGCCTGCTCTCCCTGGCCGGAGAACTGGATCTGACGCTGGGTGGCCCCACCATCGATCCCGACAAAAATACAGACAGCAAACGCCGCAGCCTGTATTTCACCTACTCCCGTGACTCCCAGGAAAAATTCCTGAGTATGTTTGATGCTGCTGACATCTTTGCCTGTTACCGTCGTCAGGAAAGCGTTGTTCCCCAGCAGGCACTGGCTCTGGCAAACAGTAAAGTTTCCCTGCAGATGGCACGTAAAATCACTGCTCGATTACGGAAACAGGCTCCCGAAGCCAATGACGAGGAATTCGTCAAGCGAGCCTATGAACTGATTCTGTGTGTCGAACCGACGGCCGAGGCCCAGTCACTCTGTCTGCAGGCTCTGGGTGAAATGCAATCCGTCCTCAAGACGTCCGGGCAGAAAGAACCGCTCTGGCGTTCCCGCGAGAACCTGGTTCACGCCTTACTTAATCATAATGATTTCATCACCATTCGCTGA